In Melanotaenia boesemani isolate fMelBoe1 chromosome 1, fMelBoe1.pri, whole genome shotgun sequence, the genomic window aaatgatcaaatgaCAAAACTGCACAGAATCAACAATGGTCTGGCATGAAACCCCTAAAACAAAGCTTTAGTTATCATTAAGGACTGGGCATACACAAAGTGTAGTGTCAGTACTCTGTTTATTGTCAGTACTGATTCATCCCAGTCCAGGAGGGAAACTACTCCAACACACTACCGTTACACCTAATACTCCGACCAAATATCATTAGCTTTAATCGCTGCCTCAAAACAGATGTTTAGGTTGAGGAAATTGCCAATGAAGTTGGATTATAAGGCAACAGCAAAACTGAAAAGGATATttgctgttttcactttttaaaaaaaaaaaaaaaaagaaactattgtgggctaaaaaagaaaaaatacacataatcAGTGTCATGAAGTGCTGTTCAATGTCTTTTCACAACACCATCAGAGGGCAACATTGTTGTCATGTTTCTCACGTCAGTGTGACTGCAGTGACTGAATACTGCCAGTAAATGATTATTAGTCTGCATCATAACTACTGACAGCAAGTCTCAGAGTCTGTGAGGTGTCTGTCAGTAAAGCAGATTATTTTCAGCTGATCTATCTGAATCTAAAATAggtagttatttttatttttttaattgttatttttattgcagaTCTATTTGGTCCACAGTCCCTGTATCTAGAGCGAGCTTTCAAGTAATCTCACTTATCAAATCAGCATAAacccaaacaaaataaaacaaatataacataAATAAGTAAGGAAAAATACTGCGGCGTGGctgatgtaaaattaatgtttggaaacaaaaaaaaaaaaagaaaaaaaaaaaagagaaccaCTGGTGTAAGAGAGCAGGTCAGAAATGTACTCAGACCCAAAGCATTCAGAGccttaaaaacatacaaaagaatttaaaaatcaatttcaaatttgactggaagccagtggagcaATGCAAGAACAGAGGTTATATTTTGTCCTCTTTTGGTACCAGTTAAAAGTCTGGCAGCTTAGTtgtgaaccagctgcagatgggATTAAAGAGCCTGGGTGACATCATAATACAGGAAGTTACAGTAATCCATTCTTTAATGGTTTAAGTTTTAGTTTATCAAAAATGAACCTTAAAATTTGTAGCGTTAGAGTAAGTGACAAGGGCCCCAAATGAGTTTTTAAGTCGAGTAAGAGGGCCAAATATAACCTCAGATTTGCAGTTAAGTTGAAGTTGTTAGCTGTATGTTTATGCAACCAACTACAGAagttactttttcttttgacattttataGTGTGGGTAAACTGAAATGTTATTCAGAAGTACTTGTTTTCAACCTTTCAGCCATATTAAGACTGAGTCATGCTGACTACAGCCCAGCAGCATCTAACCCACCTGACTGTCTCAAATTTGCAGAGGTAATATATCAGCCTTCACCACAAGTGTTGATACTACAGTAAAACAGCTCTGATCTCAGCATGGAGAGTCATCTAAGGTTCACATTACTGTCGTCAGATCTCGTGTTCCCAGACAAAGTGACCCGCCTATTGACGGTTATTTCTCACTCCGAGTCACAGCTCATCTAGAATACTGACATATTGCCCTTTGACTAAAACCAGATGTAGGGAGCTGCTGGAGGATGGTCCCCAATTAGTTACTGTATGGCTTCTTGATAAGATTAGGCCACCATTTTGTTAAAGATCCATTAAACTATGTTGATTTTCTATTAACATCATAATACAGTctgtaatacaaataaaatgtaatttgtgTTTACTGCGCAGCTCATTTCCAACTACACCTTAATTTCTTACAATCAGAAAAACAGGCATTCAGAAGTTATCTTCaccattcttttattttttatttaatataaaaactgattatttcAGTCTGAGAATCTTGAAAGCAGCGAAGAATTGAGGGTTGAGTCTAAGTCTAGAAAGTGGAATTATGCAGAAGGTGACAGGGCTTGAAGACTGGTCTTGACGGCTGCTAGATTTGCCTTCCAGGAGCTGAGCTTGTCGTGCAGCTGCTGCCACTGCTGCTTGCCAAAGGTGCGGTGTGTGCTGTGGCTGTGtgaacagagacagaaaagcaAGGCCAAGGTCACACCTCACAGTAACACTGAATGCAACAGCGCTTCCCAGTCTGCTCAAATACTGTTCATATAGATTCAAGACAAAAATCatgaaaattaaacagaaaatagcCATTTGAAGAACATTTACtaacattaaatattcagcAATTTCATGGAGAACAGACCCCCAAAATACTCTTCTTGACCAGTGGGAGCAGATTAAATGTTCCAGATTAACAACCAACACTAATTTTTGTCACTAATCAGCCTATTATTGGCATTGTAAAgaatcaaaacaaacaacacagagaaaaaggaaaaagcctTCTTCTTGTTGTTACAGCTTTGGAATTTCACCTCTTTTGATTTTACTGACAAACTCAAACTAAGACTTTTAGCTGTTGATTCTGGAGCCTCTGCTGTTTTAATTCTCCTTGATCTCACTGCTGCTTTCGTTATGATGGATCATGACATTTTATTACGTTTGCAACAGTGTTAAAGTTAACAGCACAGTACTCAAATGGTTGGAGTCCTGTTTGAGAAAAAGGAGTTTTTCTGTACATCTTGGGCATCTCAGAGGGCTCACCTAATTACGGGGTACCTCCAGGCTCCATCTTAGgccctattttattttcactttatttacgTCCTCTGgggtccatttttaaaaaacgtgTCATTTCATTGTTATGCAGACAACGTTCAGATTTATTTGCCTTTAAAATCTGCTCTCTGGTCAGACAGCCATAACAAGATTAGTACAGCCTGACATCTTCATAAAGTTTCTGAAAGCTCAAATCTCCCAAAGTGCCTGAACTTACATGACAATCCCCTTTCTTTCCAGCACTAttaaatagcacaaaaaattttaatctttaaaaaaaaaaaaaattaaaaaatgtttttgaacattAAGATCAGTTTATCTCCTTCCCACTAAACTACAAGAGGTAACACAGTAGAAATTGCTTACCTCACAACAACCTTTCGCTGTGTCTGGTCAATCTTGCAGTACACCATTTTGGTCCGGACAGCtatgaaacagaataaaaataaaaagcaagcaatcactaacacaaagaaaatgcttgtttcaactggctgaaAGCTGCTGCACAAGAAATGTTGCTTTGATTTCTGCCTGACATGATCTGAGAATATAAGCAACGGCAATCTCACAAAAATCTAGGCTGCTGCAGTTTTAGAAGTAAGATGCTGCAGTTGATCTTCACTAACTGTAAGAATTTAGGGTATGATATGAAAAACTCTGGGCAGTCTAATAAACCAAGAGATCTGATTATTTGCCTCAGCAACTAACAGaatctttattttctgcttATTGGATTTTACAATGTGCGGTAAATAGTGAGTTATCAAAAACTTTAATATGATCTGCTGTATATAAATGACTAGATACAATCCAATTTTCTTCATTTGCAATAGAAAAGTTGTCTTTTGTCTTTGCTAGCGAGTGATAGGACCAGAGTTTACTGCagaactgaatttttttttaaaattgtgcaaGCTGCCAAACTGTGAGGAATGGAAACGGCAAAtacttattttagtttttaccgTCAATAACAAAGGCTTCGACGTCATCAGCTCCAATCTGCAGCTCCTGTTGCATAGTGTCAAAGGAGATCTCCTTAAATTCCACAGCCATGCCCATGAATGTCAGCAGACGCATCTTGGCCATATTTTGTTCATGAGAGAGGCCTGAGGAGCCATACACAGGGATCATTAAGCACATCGGTCACAGTCAATTACTCTGTACTCAGGGAGGTTCCCTGTAATAATGGATTCTACATTTAGGAGCACTCAGGGAATCTACTTAACACAAACATGACTACATATTACCTGTTTTGAGAACCCATCCTACACATGCTTTAATTAGTCTTACATTTTAATGGtgacaaaaaagaaaccaaacagcTGACACCCCACATTCTTGTGAGTCAACACAGtacaagtaaacacaaagtAGGTAAGACTGAAAATTCTTTActacaaagacaaaacacaccTACTACACATTCATAGCACAAATAGTaattctctcatttgttagcCTGTACACAATTTTCTCTATGCTTTGATAAAAGTGGTACCACATGACTACTTACCAAGAGAGTCAATAAAGTCTTTGTTACTCTGGTAAAATTTGACATATGCTGCTAGTTTTGCGCTCACAAAGATGGTTAATAGCTGAAAatgaaggaaagagaaaaacaccatTATAGGACAGCACAACAAGTTATGGGCGGTTGGCATCAAGCAGGTTATTATCAACTGTACTTATGAAGCAAACATGGAGTCCATACCCACTTTCTCGTCCTCAGTTTGTATAAGAGTCTACATTCCCGACTTCTCAAAAAGAATGTGTATAGACACACAGCAAAAACATTTCTCTTTATCTTAACCTGTTAAACTGATAATGTGCATATAATCGTGTTGATAAGACATTCAAGCCTATAAACCTGCCATCACTTTGTTGGAGTTTATTTACACAGTTACTGAGACAACATGTTAAACTTCCATTGGACTATGTCTCGTCTGTACATCCTTCAGTACTCACATCATGAATGAGCTCTCCCTCCAGGAAGCGAACAGGTTTCAGGGTGAGCAGGTGGTCAAAAAGGAAGGTGTTGGGGTCTTTGAGAGCACGGACAATACATCTAAAAAGGGACACAgatgcaaatcttttaaaaggagGGTCGCATTTTCAAGACTTAGCAACAAATGTTGGATGAGCTTGACAAGTTTACCTGTGGGCATCAACACGTGCTTGTGAAGCATTGTCTTCTGTGTAACTCCCCAGTAGCTCAACCATCACTTTTGCTGCAGGCTCGCTGTGAAAAAGACAGTTAAGCAAGTGTTGTAAATGTCAGATGTATgtgcatttataaaaataatgtacTTTGTCAAAAACACATACTGTACGTCATGAACAGAGTAACAGAAATAGCATTTCACATGTCAACTATATACACAAGAGTGCAGACATTACACTGTATTTGCATTGCTGTTTCAGCTCAGATATCCACTGTAAACATCTTATCCTGAATGCAGTTACCTCTTTTTGCAGTCAACCAGTGCTTCATACACCAGCCTCAAAAGTGTATGTTTCTTCTCTGTGTTCAAGTTCCAGTCAATTATCCACTTGCGCACCTGATTAGTGACACAAACAAGTGTCAGACTTTGGCTGTATAGACAATAATGCAACTATAGGAATTCTGATTTGCCACTCCAGCTCAAACCCTTcctaaaaaaaaccaaacaagcaaacaaaacacactgagACTGGCAGTGTTTTTAATCGGAATAAATGGATGTACCTGATCAAGGTCAGTGGGGATGAAAGAAATGGCATTACAGGTGGCAGCCACCTTGATGAGACTACAGAAGACAGTGTATCTCACTGGAGTGTTCTCATCCATGCCATGAAACAGGTTACTCAGCCTGCAatacaacaacataaaaaagaaaattatatattCACAGGTTAAGTGCTCACTCTGACAGACTTACAAAGAAGCTCCACGAAAGACTCACAGTTGCATTCTGAGTGAGGGTCTCTCTCCTTCACGAAATTTCACCAGTTTCTCACACAGACTTTCAATGAGAGCCTCCTGCTTCTCTGGCTCCAGAATCAACAGCAAAGACACAATGCTGTTCATTACACTCTCGACATCTGCAAAGAAGTAATGAAAATAGCTTTTCATCTGGGGTAGCTTCACTGAGTTTCATAAAACTGGGccttatttttaatacattttacaaaCTCACAAGCATTATAACATTTTACTGAGAAAATTTAACAGAAGTGATAATGTGCTCagtaaactaaactaaatgttAGTAGTTACACCTGTGGCTTTTTTGTTCACACAAATTAGAAATTACCCGTCtagtaaataaaacagttaataagatgtgtgtgtggtttgtcaCTTACCTTTATCATCATCTTTGAGGCACACATCACATGCCTCGATGATCTGAGCCAGATCAACATGAAGTCCACCTTCTGCATTCTCCTCTGAGATATCAGCTCCTTTAGACTTGATGTAGGCTCTCAGCTCTGAAGCCTGAGATGTTAGATAGTGGAAATATATCATAATTGTGGTTAAATATAACCTAACAACTCATACGGTTACCGGTTATAACCGTGAAACTGACTGTGGGAGAAGATCTGAAGCATTACTTATTCAAAACATACATTCACGACCTGTTGTTTTCCAACACAAAACATTGTACCGTAGTAAGTTACAGGAGGCTATGAGAGATCTGTGACATTAACGATAGGAAAATACGTAGCCAATATGTTTAGCCTACTAAAATGCTTTATGTGGCTTGTTGTTTGTGGGATTTTACCGAATAAATGGCGAAGCTGCTAGCATTCGTTGCTACGTCGGCATTGTGACAGAAACTACTTTGACCACAAatattttaagcaaaaaaaGTCAACAGTAACAATTATCAACAAAATTACGCAAAATTAATATAAGCCGTAAGTTAAATGATATAGTTACTCATTATTTGCTGTCACTTACACAGCCAACAGCTCGTACAGTCGCTGTCAAATGCTAAGAACATTAGCATGTCGGCTAGCTAGCATGCTAACTTATGTCGTAGGTATTTTCATTTAACGTCTCATTTGTAGGTAAAACCGAAGCTTAAACATGTTCAAATTATGTATC contains:
- the eif3m gene encoding eukaryotic translation initiation factor 3 subunit M, whose translation is MSVPAFIDITEEDQASELRAYIKSKGADISEENAEGGLHVDLAQIIEACDVCLKDDDKDVESVMNSIVSLLLILEPEKQEALIESLCEKLVKFREGERPSLRMQLLSNLFHGMDENTPVRYTVFCSLIKVAATCNAISFIPTDLDQVRKWIIDWNLNTEKKHTLLRLVYEALVDCKKSEPAAKVMVELLGSYTEDNASQARVDAHRCIVRALKDPNTFLFDHLLTLKPVRFLEGELIHDLLTIFVSAKLAAYVKFYQSNKDFIDSLGLSHEQNMAKMRLLTFMGMAVEFKEISFDTMQQELQIGADDVEAFVIDAVRTKMVYCKIDQTQRKVVVSHSTHRTFGKQQWQQLHDKLSSWKANLAAVKTSLQALSPSA